In one Penaeus monodon isolate SGIC_2016 chromosome 20, NSTDA_Pmon_1, whole genome shotgun sequence genomic region, the following are encoded:
- the LOC119585723 gene encoding mediator of RNA polymerase II transcription subunit 30-like isoform X1 — translation MNFPIRFEKMAMSGGSTGMMRSPYTGQMNPGSHTGGQTIQPGSSDSQQQQQQHPQRNTAFLCKAGCETVQEIVVRTSEVFSLLKTMPLPNGTQAGTQQSQDKKMRIQEYLITIQRQFKTLRAIYTRVNDDCAGMEYTHIESLIPYKEEGDTKPDQKKISENYRHLVEESRELKEQLYLKARYMKEIIEQLRKIIWEVNTMLAMSNT, via the exons ATGAACTTTCCAATTCGTTTTGAAA AGATGGCTATGAGTGGAGGATCAACGGGCATGATGAGGAGCCCCTACACGGGACAGATGAACCCAGGATCTCACACGG gTGGTCAGACCATCCAACCAGGTAGTAGTGAttcacagcagcaacaacagcaacatccaCAGAGAAATACTGCTTTCCTCTGCAAAGCTGGTTGTGAGACTGTACAAGAGATCGTTGTGAGAACCAGCGAAGTGTTCTCTCTTCTCAAGACGATGCCA CTCCCCAATGGGACACAAGCAGGTACACAGCAGAGTCAGGATAAGAAGATGCGTATTCAGGAGTACCTCATAACCATCCAGAGGCAGTTCAAAACCCTGAGGGCGATCTACACCAGAGTGAACGATGATTGTGCTGGGATGGAGTACACACACATTGAA AGCCTTATACCATACAAGGAAGAAGGAGACACCAAGCCAGACCAAAAGAAGATAAGTGAGAATTACCGTCACCTTGTGGAGGAATCTCGAGAACTGAAGGAG caACTCTACCTTAAAGCTCGTTACATGAAGGAGATCATAGAACAGCTACGGAAGATTATATGGGAAGTAAACACTATGTTAGCTATGAGTAACACTTAA
- the LOC119585723 gene encoding mediator of RNA polymerase II transcription subunit 30-like isoform X2 — MAMSGGSTGMMRSPYTGQMNPGSHTGGQTIQPGSSDSQQQQQQHPQRNTAFLCKAGCETVQEIVVRTSEVFSLLKTMPLPNGTQAGTQQSQDKKMRIQEYLITIQRQFKTLRAIYTRVNDDCAGMEYTHIESLIPYKEEGDTKPDQKKISENYRHLVEESRELKEQLYLKARYMKEIIEQLRKIIWEVNTMLAMSNT, encoded by the exons ATGGCTATGAGTGGAGGATCAACGGGCATGATGAGGAGCCCCTACACGGGACAGATGAACCCAGGATCTCACACGG gTGGTCAGACCATCCAACCAGGTAGTAGTGAttcacagcagcaacaacagcaacatccaCAGAGAAATACTGCTTTCCTCTGCAAAGCTGGTTGTGAGACTGTACAAGAGATCGTTGTGAGAACCAGCGAAGTGTTCTCTCTTCTCAAGACGATGCCA CTCCCCAATGGGACACAAGCAGGTACACAGCAGAGTCAGGATAAGAAGATGCGTATTCAGGAGTACCTCATAACCATCCAGAGGCAGTTCAAAACCCTGAGGGCGATCTACACCAGAGTGAACGATGATTGTGCTGGGATGGAGTACACACACATTGAA AGCCTTATACCATACAAGGAAGAAGGAGACACCAAGCCAGACCAAAAGAAGATAAGTGAGAATTACCGTCACCTTGTGGAGGAATCTCGAGAACTGAAGGAG caACTCTACCTTAAAGCTCGTTACATGAAGGAGATCATAGAACAGCTACGGAAGATTATATGGGAAGTAAACACTATGTTAGCTATGAGTAACACTTAA